One Punica granatum isolate Tunisia-2019 chromosome 3, ASM765513v2, whole genome shotgun sequence genomic window carries:
- the LOC116199925 gene encoding axial regulator YABBY 4 isoform X2, whose amino-acid sequence MGSINPLFEFSEKICYVQCGFCTTILLVSVPSSSQSMVVTVRCGHCSSLLSVNMMKASFIPLHLLASLSHDEAKAEHPTDQAGTRKNPERRSPSVVTSNSDNEDEDLISVNRTVNKPPEKRQRAPSAYNRFIKEEIRRLKAQNPNMAHKEAFSQAAKNWAHFPPNQNKGDGDQSCLGQESGKNTCISNATDQVLGEGKGFRERKVPRHFIWEKTPFD is encoded by the exons ATGGGAAGTATAAACCCACTCTTTGAGTTCTCTGAGAAGATTTGCTATGTACAATGTGGGTTCTGCACCACCATTTTGCTG GTCAGCGTTCCCAGCAGCAGCCAGTCGATGGTGGTTACGGTGAGATGCGGTCATTGCTCCAGCCTTCTCTCCGTCAACATGATGAAGGCCTCCTTCATCCCTCTCCACCTCTTAGCTTCCCTCTCCCATGATGAG GCAAAGGCAGAACATCCAACAGATCAGGCAGGCACGAGGAAAAACCCCGAAAGGCGCAGCCCATCGGTGGTGACTTCTAACTCCGACAATGAAGATGAGGACCTGATTTCCGTGAACCGTACAGTTAACAAAC CTCCTGAGAAGAGACAGAGAGCTCCATCGGCCTATAATCGTTTCATCAA GGAGGAGATCAGGAGGCTGAAGGCTCAAAACCCAAACATGGCTCACAAGGAAGCCTTCAGTCAAGCTGCAAAGAAT TGGGCCCATTTTCCCCCAAATCAGAACAAGGGAGATGGAGATCAGAGCTGCTTGGGTCAGGAAAGTGGAAAGAACACCTGCATCTCTAATGCAACTGATCAG GTGCTTGGAGAAGGCAAAGGATTCCGTGAAAGAAAGGTGCCCAGGCATTTCATATGGGAAAAGACACCCTTTGATTGA
- the LOC116199925 gene encoding axial regulator YABBY 4 isoform X1 has protein sequence MGSINPLFEFSEKICYVQCGFCTTILLVSVPSSSQSMVVTVRCGHCSSLLSVNMMKASFIPLHLLASLSHDEVEAKAEHPTDQAGTRKNPERRSPSVVTSNSDNEDEDLISVNRTVNKPPEKRQRAPSAYNRFIKEEIRRLKAQNPNMAHKEAFSQAAKNWAHFPPNQNKGDGDQSCLGQESGKNTCISNATDQVLGEGKGFRERKVPRHFIWEKTPFD, from the exons ATGGGAAGTATAAACCCACTCTTTGAGTTCTCTGAGAAGATTTGCTATGTACAATGTGGGTTCTGCACCACCATTTTGCTG GTCAGCGTTCCCAGCAGCAGCCAGTCGATGGTGGTTACGGTGAGATGCGGTCATTGCTCCAGCCTTCTCTCCGTCAACATGATGAAGGCCTCCTTCATCCCTCTCCACCTCTTAGCTTCCCTCTCCCATGATGAGGTAGAG GCAAAGGCAGAACATCCAACAGATCAGGCAGGCACGAGGAAAAACCCCGAAAGGCGCAGCCCATCGGTGGTGACTTCTAACTCCGACAATGAAGATGAGGACCTGATTTCCGTGAACCGTACAGTTAACAAAC CTCCTGAGAAGAGACAGAGAGCTCCATCGGCCTATAATCGTTTCATCAA GGAGGAGATCAGGAGGCTGAAGGCTCAAAACCCAAACATGGCTCACAAGGAAGCCTTCAGTCAAGCTGCAAAGAAT TGGGCCCATTTTCCCCCAAATCAGAACAAGGGAGATGGAGATCAGAGCTGCTTGGGTCAGGAAAGTGGAAAGAACACCTGCATCTCTAATGCAACTGATCAG GTGCTTGGAGAAGGCAAAGGATTCCGTGAAAGAAAGGTGCCCAGGCATTTCATATGGGAAAAGACACCCTTTGATTGA
- the LOC116199950 gene encoding uncharacterized protein LOC116199950: MHHNLSRRGHPIVPCLCCHPQSYIRLVQHLIERCLMLHMSRDQCIKALEERAGIRPLVTLTVWRELLKENRDFFWAYFQAISHRPFAGRHFRNLRQTTKRRHG; this comes from the exons ATGCATCATAATCTTAGCCGCCGTGGCCACCCTATCGTTCCTTGTCTGTGCTGCCATCCTCAAAGCTACATTCGCCTC GTTCAGCATCTGATCGAGAGATGCTTGATGCTCCATATGAGCCGAGATCAGTGCATCAAGGCACTTGAGGAACGTGCCGGGATTCGACCTCTTGTCACTTTGACAG TATGGAGAGAGCTACTAAAGGAGAACAGAGACTTCTTCTGGGCATACTTTCAAGCTATCTCCCATCGACCGTTTGCTG GTAGGCACTTCAGGAATTTACGGCAAACCACAAAAAGAAGGCATGGATGA
- the LOC116199845 gene encoding polygalacturonase At1g48100, with translation MEKLIRLRSLTLALLVAFLLWSSSLETCIARRGRHWRHRRPVSASLMKKKAKGHVSHHGSTSHSHHSSSKQPKAPSSHKAPLAPPTPTPGKNTPTKSPPEKGYGGGKSAATFNVMDFGAGGGGTTDDTKAFEAAWAAACKVEASTVLVPEGHEFLVGPISFSGPYCQADITFQLDGTIYAPTESNVWGRGLLWWIEFTKLKGITIQGKGTIDGRGSVWWESAPYDEPIDDETNLIIPLNATVEETPPMPVRSELSAKMPSIKPTALRFYGSFNVTVTGITIQNSPQCHLKFDNCMGVLVHDMAVSSPGDSPNTDGIHLQNSKDVLIYGTDLACGDDCISIQTGCSNVYVHNVNCGPGHGISIGSLGKDNTKACVSNITVRNVNMHNTMNGVRIKTWQGGSGSVQGVMFSNIQVSEVQLPIIIDQFYCDKSTCHNQSSAVALSGITYERIRGTYTVKPVHFACSDNLPCIDVTLTAIELKPLQERYHLYNPFCWQAFGLLSTPTVPPIDCLQIGKPSKNRVQSDHDSC, from the exons ATGGAGAAACTTATAAGGCTTAGAAGCCTCACATTGGCGCTCCTCGTCGCGTTCCTCTTGTGGTCATCGAGTCTGGAGACGTGCATTGCGAGACGAGGGAGGCACTGGAGGCACAGGAGGCCGGTTTCAGCCtcattgatgaagaagaaagcaAAAGGTCATGTAAGCCATCACGGAAGCACTAGTCATAGCCATCATAGCAGTTCGAAGCAGCCCAAGGCTCCGAGCTCCCACAAGGCTCCGTTGGCACCCCCGACCCCTACGCCGGGCAAGAACACACCGACTAAGTCTCCACCGGAGAAGGGATATGGTGGTGGGAAATCTGCGGCGACCTTCAATGTGATGGATTTCGGGGCTGGGGGTGGTGGCACGACCGATGATACGAAG GCATTCGAGGCTGCGTGGGCCGCGGCATGCAAGGTCGAAGCTTCGACGGTGCTAgtacccgaagggcatgaaTTCCTCGTGGGCCCCATCTCATTCTCGGGTCCGTATTGTCAGGCAGACATCACATTTCAG CTTGATGGTACGATATATGCGCCAACCGAATCAAATGTATGGGGTAGGGGACTGCTGTGGTGGATTGAGTTCACAAAGCTGAAGGGGATCACGATCCAGGGTAAAGGAACCATCGATGGTCGGGGCTCAGTTTGGTGGGAGAGCGCACCCTATGATGAACCCATAGATGATGAGACAAATCTCATCATCCCATTAAATGCCACGGTCGAGGAAACCCCGCCAATGCCG GTGAGGAGTGAACTGAGTGCCAAAATGCCAAGCATCAAGCCCACG GCCCTGAGGTTTTATGGGAGTTTTAATGTGACAGTCACGGGCATCACAATTCAAAACAGTCCCCAGTGCCACCTCAAATTCGACAATTGCATGGGTGTCTTGGTCCACGACATGGCCGTCTCGTCCCCCGGTGACAGCCCCAACACCGACGGCATCCACCTCCAGAACTCCAAGGACGTGCTCATCTATGGCACCGACCTTGCTTGCG GAGATGACTGCATCTCAATACAGACCGGGTGCTCGAATGTGTATGTACATAACGTGAACTGTGGACCTGGGCATGGGATCAGCATCGGGAGTCTGGGCAAGGACAACACGAAAGCCTGCGTCTCGAACATCACAGTCCGCAATGTCAATATGCACAACACGATGAATGGTGTCAGGATAAAGACGTGGCAG GGCGGGTCAGGCTCTGTCCAGGGAGTGATGTTCTCGAACATTCAGGTCTCCGAAGTGCAGCTCCCAATCATCATCGATCAGTTTTACTGCGACAAGAGCACATGCCACAACCAATCATCGGCCGTGGCATTATCAGGAATCACCTACGAAAGGATCAGAGGGACGTACACTGTGAAGCCAGTGCATTTTGCTTGCAGCGACAACCTGCCCTGCATAGACGTGACTCTAACTGCCATAGAACTAAAGCCGTTGCAAGAGCGGTACCACCTCTACAATCCCTTCTGCTGGCAAGCCTTCGGGTTGCTGAGCACTCCTACTGTCCCACCGATCGATTGCTTGCAGATCGGAAAGCCATCCAAGAACCGAGTTCAGTCTGATCACGACTCCTGCTGA
- the LOC116199896 gene encoding uncharacterized protein LOC116199896, translating into MAEDTTSPSYWLNVTFLLCAIIILLPIFLAGFLVWKYEGFNVLRGENRQSNAGFLHKDEPWRTCLKGIRPAWLLGYRVFAFAVLFSLITTNIVLNGGGIFFFYTQWTFALVTVYFALGSTFSICGCFLYRGQTSGDRANNQNLNSEHGTYAPLSLKEKVDVHDVHEASNNEEKSADSESAGFWSYIFQIVYQTAGGAVILTDSVFWLVLYPFVVSSDYRLNFMDVCLHSLNAVFLLGDALLNDMRFPIFRFAYFILWTCIYVVFQWIIHACISLWWPYPFLDLKTPYAPLWYLGVALWHVPCYGIFTLVVRLKRLWLSRSFPGSYRS; encoded by the exons ATGGCTGAAGATACAACCAGCCCAAGTTACTGGTTGAATGTCACCTTCCTTCTCTGTGCCATTATAATCTTGCTTCCCATTTTCTTGGCCGGGTTCCTCGTATGGAAGTACGAGGGGTTTAACGTATTGAGGGGAGAGAATCGGCAGTCGAATGCCGGGTTCTTGCACAAGGATGAACCTTGGAGGACATGCCTCAAGGGAATTCGCCCCGCTTGGTTGCTGGGTTATAGAGTTTTCGCTTTTGCCGTGCTCTTCTCGCTGATCACTACTAATATCGTCCTCAATGGTGGCGGTATATTCTTCTTTTATACTCA GTGGACTTTTGCTTTGGTCACTGTCTATTTTGCG CTTGGATCTACATTCTCCATCTGTGGATGCTTCCTCTACCGTGGGCAAACCAGTGGAGATAGAGCTAATAaccaaaatttaaattcagaACATGGCACTTATGCTCCACTGTCTCTCAAGGAAAAAGTGGATGTGCATGATGTACATGAAGCTTCAAATAATGAGGAGAAATCTGCAGATTCTGAAAGCGCAGGTTTTTGGAGTTATATCTTTCAGATTGTATACCAG ACTGCTGGAGGTGCTGTGATCCTCACAGATAGTGTCTTCTGGCTCGTTCTTTATCCATTTGTTGTATCCAGTGATTACAGATTGAATTTT ATGGATGTTTGTTTGCATTCACTGAATGCTGTTTTTCTCCTTGGCGATGCTCTTCTGAATGACATG CGGTTTCCCATTTTCCGATTCGCATATTTTATCCTGTGGACGTGCATATATGTCGTCTTCCAGTGGATCATCCATGCATGCATTTCATTGTG GTGGCCTTATCCGTTTCTTGACTTGAAAACTCCATATGCTCCTCTCTG GTACCTAGGGGTCGCTCTATGGCACGTGCCATGCTATGGGATTTTCACCTTGGTGGTCAGGCTGAAACGGCTTTGGTTATCCAGATCATTCCCAGGATCATACCGAAGTTAG
- the LOC116199936 gene encoding ADP-ribosylation factor 2 translates to MGLTFTKLFSRLFAKKEMRILMVGLDAAGKTTILYKLKLGEIVTTIPTIGFNVETVEYKNISFTVWDVGGQDKIRPLWRHYFQNTQGLIFVVDSNDRDRVVEARDELHRMLNEDELRDAVLLVFANKQDLPNAMNAAEITDKLGLHSLRQRHWYIQSTCATSGEGLYEGLDWLSNNIANKA, encoded by the exons ATGGGGTTGACGTTCACGAAGCTCTTCAGCCGGCTGTTTGCCAAGAAGGAGATGCGGATCTTGATGGTGGGTCTTGACGCTGCTGGTAAGACCACCATCTTGTACAAGCTCAAGCTTGGAGAAATCGTCACTACCATCCCGACTATCG GTTTTAATGTGGAAACCGTGGAGTACAAAAATATCAGCTTTACTGTGTGGGATGTCGGTGGTCAAGACAAG ATCCGTCCATTGTGGAGGCACTACTTCCAGAATACCCAAGGTCTGATATTTGTGGTCGACAGCAATGACAGAGACCGAGTTGTGGAGGCAAGGGATGAACTACACCGCATGTTGAATGAG GATGAGCTTCGAGATGCTGTTCTGCTTGTATTTGCTAACAAGCAGGATCTTCCCAATGCAATGAATGCTGCCGAGATTACTGACAAACTCGGTCTCCACTCATTGAGGCAGCGGCATTG GTACATACAGAGCACCTGTGCCACCTCGGGAGAGGGACTTTACGAGGGTCTGGATTGGCTCTCCAATAACATAGCAAACAAG
- the LOC116199954 gene encoding DNA-directed RNA polymerases II, IV and V subunit 10, giving the protein MIIPVRCFTCGKVIGNKWDQYLDLLQADYPEGDALDALGLVRYCCRRMLMTHVDLIEKLLNYNTLEKSDTS; this is encoded by the exons atgatcatCCCAGTCCGCTGCTTCACCTGCGGCAAG GTGATTGGGAACAAATGGGACCAGTATCTTGACCTCCTGCAGGCTGATTACCCTGAAGG GGATGCTCTCGATGCGCTGGGGCTAGTCCGGTACTGTTGTAGGCGTATGCTCATGACCCATGTGGACCTCATCGAGAAGCTTCTCAACTACAATA CTTTGGAGAAATCCGACACCAGTTGA